In Pseudomonas fluorescens, the following are encoded in one genomic region:
- a CDS encoding carboxymuconolactone decarboxylase family protein, with translation MTRIAPISLEHATDATRPLLEAVQKKVGFVPNTFKVLAHAPAVLAAYLQNSAALGKTSLSATEKEAVSLATSQVNGCDYCLAAHTLFASKTGLSKQDILSARHGELNAFATLARQITESRGHLTVKQIAAARAAGIDDSKIIEVIAHVASQTLTNYLNNTALTDIDFPAIDA, from the coding sequence ATGACCCGCATTGCCCCGATCAGCCTGGAACACGCCACCGACGCCACCCGCCCGCTGCTGGAAGCCGTGCAGAAAAAAGTCGGCTTTGTGCCCAATACCTTCAAAGTCCTGGCTCACGCCCCAGCGGTGCTGGCCGCGTACCTGCAAAACTCGGCAGCGTTGGGCAAAACGTCCCTGAGCGCCACGGAAAAGGAAGCAGTGTCCCTCGCCACTTCGCAGGTCAACGGCTGCGACTACTGCCTGGCCGCTCACACACTGTTCGCCAGCAAGACCGGACTGTCGAAGCAGGACATCCTCAGCGCACGACACGGCGAGTTAAACGCCTTCGCCACCCTCGCCCGCCAGATCACCGAAAGCCGTGGGCACCTGACCGTCAAACAGATCGCCGCTGCCCGTGCCGCCGGCATCGACGATAGCAAAATCATCGAAGTGATCGCCCATGTGGCTTCGCAGACATTGACCAACTACCTGAACAACACAGCGCTGACCGATATCGACTTCCCGGCCATCGATGCCTGA
- the grxC gene encoding glutaredoxin 3 produces MNTVTLYTTDTCPYCRNAKALLASKGAVMQEINIEREPGKMQEMLNRSGRRSVPQIFIGDTHIGGFDDLAKLDRQGGLMSMLA; encoded by the coding sequence ATGAACACCGTGACCCTATACACAACCGACACCTGCCCTTACTGCCGCAACGCAAAAGCCTTGCTGGCGAGCAAAGGCGCGGTGATGCAAGAGATCAATATCGAGCGCGAGCCCGGAAAAATGCAGGAAATGCTCAACCGCAGTGGTCGACGCAGCGTGCCGCAGATCTTCATCGGCGACACGCACATCGGCGGCTTCGACGACCTGGCCAAACTGGATCGTCAGGGTGGGTTGATGTCGATGCTGGCCTGA